A genomic region of Solidesulfovibrio sp. contains the following coding sequences:
- a CDS encoding ARMT1-like domain-containing protein — protein MTDRSPRLAPPVGQAPRYGTDPVRDAWLLHFMTENNLEHSIAPEKNASPEQLRFMVSLAPEEIYVPCSDAMFSHLISERADPLVVAEYDGRLARIGRLIDDYVSDPYTAVKIRTLCDLKYRQALVKPTLIPSRLAKRLCTIFLTQSGLDDPHRERKRLYNRRAFSFIQGETFRTMLYACPSELPGCRAIPELRFALDMLELKRLLLLGSMPGIWDGRSAVPGNDALERALAAFPADFSRLEEMLDPRRGQGGLKILYLPDAAGGILFDLLAVRALLRLGHRVIVAVKDGFYYDAPTIWDADTDPILDTALAGAHFLTDPRVTKNALLQVMRESPLTVISDGTRERLNLYRVSVTFSRAWKEADLVMARGPLNHRRLIETSHLFTRDVVSFHGDGAGGLRFDFKPRAPGARSFSEADITAKADEIIAGMRAAKAAGRSVMFYSAIIGSIPGQTRTAIELVTAFVANLRDKLPGTSIINPAEHFEEGMDADDLMFMWEKVQRSGLIDVWRFQTHFDIEKSFGLLGRAVPPVWAGKDATFSTGCTKEMRIALSMQSRQPELQIIGPDPEKFLRRREYGVGKFCDAGIDCR, from the coding sequence ATGACCGACCGTTCGCCCCGACTCGCCCCGCCCGTGGGCCAGGCCCCGCGCTACGGCACCGACCCCGTGCGCGACGCCTGGCTTTTGCACTTCATGACCGAAAACAACCTGGAGCATTCCATCGCTCCGGAAAAAAACGCTTCGCCCGAGCAGTTGCGGTTCATGGTGTCGCTCGCCCCCGAGGAAATCTACGTGCCGTGCTCGGACGCCATGTTTTCCCATCTGATCAGCGAGCGGGCCGACCCGCTGGTGGTGGCCGAATACGACGGGCGGCTCGCCCGCATCGGCCGGCTCATCGACGACTACGTGTCCGACCCGTACACGGCCGTCAAGATCCGCACCTTGTGCGACCTCAAGTACCGCCAGGCCCTGGTCAAGCCGACGCTGATCCCCTCGCGCCTGGCCAAGCGGCTGTGCACCATCTTTCTGACCCAGTCCGGCCTCGACGACCCCCACCGGGAGCGCAAGCGGCTTTATAACCGCCGGGCCTTTTCCTTCATCCAGGGGGAGACCTTCCGGACCATGCTTTACGCCTGCCCCAGCGAACTGCCCGGCTGCCGGGCCATCCCGGAGCTGCGCTTCGCCCTGGACATGCTGGAGCTCAAGCGGCTGCTGCTGCTGGGATCCATGCCCGGCATCTGGGACGGGCGTTCGGCCGTGCCGGGCAACGACGCCCTGGAGCGGGCCCTGGCCGCCTTTCCGGCGGATTTCAGCCGGCTGGAGGAGATGCTCGACCCCAGGCGGGGGCAGGGCGGGCTCAAGATCCTGTACCTGCCCGACGCGGCCGGCGGCATCCTGTTCGATCTGCTGGCCGTGCGCGCGCTGCTGCGCCTGGGCCACCGGGTGATCGTGGCCGTCAAGGACGGGTTCTACTACGACGCGCCGACCATCTGGGACGCCGACACCGACCCCATCCTGGACACGGCCCTGGCCGGGGCGCATTTTCTGACCGACCCGCGCGTCACCAAGAACGCCTTGCTGCAAGTCATGCGCGAAAGCCCCCTGACCGTCATTTCCGACGGCACCCGCGAGCGGCTCAACCTCTACCGGGTGTCGGTCACCTTCTCCCGGGCCTGGAAGGAGGCGGACCTGGTCATGGCCCGGGGGCCGCTCAACCATCGCCGGCTCATCGAGACCAGCCACCTCTTCACCCGCGACGTGGTTTCCTTTCACGGCGACGGCGCGGGGGGGCTGCGTTTCGATTTCAAGCCCCGGGCGCCCGGGGCGAGGTCGTTTTCCGAGGCGGACATCACGGCCAAGGCCGACGAGATCATCGCCGGCATGCGCGCGGCCAAGGCCGCCGGCCGGTCGGTGATGTTCTACAGCGCCATCATCGGCTCCATTCCCGGCCAGACGCGAACGGCCATCGAGCTGGTCACGGCCTTCGTGGCCAACCTGCGCGACAAGCTGCCCGGCACGTCCATCATCAATCCGGCCGAGCACTTCGAGGAGGGCATGGACGCCGACGACTTGATGTTCATGTGGGAGAAGGTGCAGCGCAGCGGCCTCATCGACGTCTGGCGCTTCCAGACGCATTTCGACATCGAGAAGAGTTTCGGGCTGCTGGGGCGGGCCGTGCCGCCGGTCTGGGCGGGCAAGGACGCCACCTTTTCCACGGGCTGCACCAAGGAGATGCGCATCGCGCTGTCCATGCAGTCCCGCCAGCCGGAACTGCAGATCATCGGCCCGGACCCGGAGAAGTTCCTGCGCCGCCGCGAATACGGTGTGGGCAAGTTCTGCGACGCCGGCATCGACTGCCGCTAG
- a CDS encoding NAD(+)/NADH kinase, which produces MQAMIRTILVIYKADHAKARAMAWTVADWLAARGLTVLLRENLPEAPNAVLPAGSVLAEPPRLALILGGDGTMLSAARQTVAEGVPVLGINLGRVGFMTSAGLDDWREVLADILENGFTEARRIMIDVAVIRGCQTVYHTTALNDAVISRGAMARLAAFDVTLGDADVCTLRADGVVISTPTGSTAYCVSAGGPLIYPGLDVLCVVPICPFLSDFKPVVVPADSPVRLALSAPETNMYLTCDGQELFPLDDNDVVAVSKSPRCLRLATRDRDSYFGRLRLKGFINRP; this is translated from the coding sequence ATGCAAGCGATGATACGCACCATTCTCGTCATCTACAAGGCCGACCACGCCAAGGCCCGGGCCATGGCCTGGACCGTGGCCGATTGGCTGGCCGCCCGCGGCCTGACGGTCCTTTTGCGGGAGAACCTCCCCGAAGCCCCGAACGCCGTGCTGCCGGCCGGGTCGGTGCTGGCCGAGCCCCCGCGGCTCGCGCTGATCCTCGGCGGCGACGGCACCATGCTGTCCGCGGCCCGGCAGACCGTGGCCGAAGGAGTGCCGGTGCTGGGCATCAATCTCGGCCGGGTGGGATTCATGACCTCGGCCGGCCTCGACGACTGGCGGGAGGTGCTGGCCGACATCCTGGAAAACGGCTTTACCGAGGCCCGGCGCATCATGATCGACGTGGCCGTGATCCGGGGCTGCCAGACGGTCTATCACACCACGGCGCTCAACGACGCGGTCATCAGCCGCGGGGCCATGGCTAGGCTCGCCGCCTTCGACGTGACGCTCGGCGACGCCGACGTCTGCACGCTTCGGGCCGACGGCGTGGTCATCTCCACGCCCACGGGCTCCACGGCCTACTGCGTCTCGGCCGGGGGGCCGTTGATCTACCCCGGCCTCGACGTGCTGTGCGTGGTGCCCATCTGCCCCTTTTTAAGCGACTTCAAACCCGTGGTCGTGCCGGCCGATTCGCCGGTGCGCCTGGCCCTGTCGGCGCCCGAAACCAACATGTACCTGACCTGCGACGGCCAGGAGCTCTTTCCCCTCGACGACAACGACGTGGTGGCGGTGAGCAAGTCCCCGCGCTGCCTGCGCCTGGCCACCCGGGACAGGGACAGCTACTTCGGTCGGCTGCGGCTCAAGGGCTTCATCAACCGGCCATGA
- a CDS encoding DVU0524 family FlgM-associated protein → MTAIPYQVRAMLRTYGRQVTTARRLARYRRSLAAAGAEDEVRISREAKRRELVGRVAAEIVENCIVTGSDTPVVEEIKAELEEELGYPLVFAYPPEEQEMQIFRADDPKIPRELTGEAKTEVFRRLWELALEKVDATML, encoded by the coding sequence TTGACCGCCATCCCCTACCAGGTCCGCGCCATGCTGCGCACCTACGGACGGCAGGTGACCACGGCCAGGCGTTTGGCGCGCTACCGCCGGTCGCTTGCGGCCGCCGGTGCCGAGGACGAGGTGCGGATATCCCGGGAGGCCAAGCGCCGGGAACTGGTCGGCCGGGTGGCGGCGGAGATCGTCGAAAACTGTATCGTGACCGGCTCGGACACCCCCGTGGTGGAGGAGATCAAGGCCGAACTGGAAGAGGAACTGGGCTATCCCTTGGTGTTCGCCTATCCGCCCGAAGAACAGGAAATGCAAATTTTCCGGGCGGATGACCCGAAAATCCCCCGGGAATTGACCGGCGAGGCCAAAACGGAGGTCTTTCGGCGCCTGTGGGAACTGGCCCTGGAAAAAGTCGATGCAACCATGCTCTAA
- the flgM gene encoding flagellar biosynthesis anti-sigma factor FlgM yields MDIKTVLGINQGYGQSRVGRGDSGQTSSVSRARGSEAEGAAGSDKVTLSGDARLVSLAATTAKESPDTRSERVAELKAQVEAGTYQPDSKKIAEKMLTMESELFG; encoded by the coding sequence ATGGACATCAAAACGGTATTGGGAATCAACCAGGGATACGGCCAAAGCCGCGTGGGACGCGGCGATTCCGGCCAGACATCCTCGGTTTCGCGCGCGCGCGGCTCCGAAGCCGAAGGCGCCGCCGGCTCGGACAAGGTCACCCTGTCCGGCGACGCCCGCCTCGTCTCCCTGGCCGCGACCACGGCCAAGGAATCGCCGGATACGCGCTCGGAACGCGTGGCCGAACTCAAGGCCCAGGTCGAAGCCGGCACCTACCAGCCGGACTCCAAGAAGATCGCCGAAAAAATGCTCACCATGGAGTCCGAACTGTTCGGCTAG
- the fliW gene encoding flagellar assembly protein FliW: MAKKDERIVETRLGPMTLPEDRVLTFPRGIIGFGGHREFTLIQLREESPFLVLQSLDDPKLGLLVTDPYSFMTEYEVVIGEADRRLLEIEEREQATILVTVTIPQGLPERTTLNLSGPIVLNNQARIGLQIPQTDSRYPAHYTPGMTGRKK, encoded by the coding sequence ATGGCCAAAAAAGACGAACGAATAGTGGAAACGCGCCTTGGGCCCATGACGCTGCCCGAGGACCGCGTGCTGACGTTTCCCCGGGGCATCATCGGCTTTGGGGGGCACCGCGAGTTCACGCTCATCCAACTGCGCGAGGAGTCGCCGTTTCTGGTGCTGCAAAGCCTCGACGACCCCAAGCTCGGCTTGCTCGTGACCGACCCCTACAGCTTCATGACCGAGTACGAGGTGGTCATCGGCGAGGCCGACCGCCGGCTGCTGGAGATCGAGGAGCGGGAACAGGCCACCATCCTGGTCACCGTGACCATTCCCCAGGGCTTGCCCGAGCGCACCACCCTCAATCTGAGCGGGCCCATCGTGCTCAACAACCAGGCCCGCATCGGCCTGCAGATCCCCCAGACCGACTCGCGCTACCCGGCCCATTACACGCCGGGCATGACCGGCCGCAAAAAGTAA
- the csrA gene encoding carbon storage regulator CsrA, translating into MLILTRRPGESLHLGDHIKITVLGVQGKQIKIGLEVPDDMQVYREEVYLKVLEQNRQALCATDSDVLAAAKLWPKKTNE; encoded by the coding sequence ATGCTCATTTTGACCCGAAGGCCGGGCGAAAGCCTGCACCTCGGCGATCACATCAAGATCACGGTCCTTGGCGTCCAAGGCAAGCAGATCAAGATCGGCCTGGAAGTGCCCGACGACATGCAGGTGTATCGCGAAGAGGTGTATCTGAAGGTGCTCGAACAGAATCGGCAGGCGCTTTGCGCCACGGATTCCGATGTCCTGGCGGCGGCGAAGTTATGGCCAAAAAAGACGAACGAATAG